TTGGCAAATCAGTAGGCCTGAGAACATCTAAAATAATAGATTTTTCACCAATAAAAGCATAGATACTTCGCCCGGTGACCAAGCTAAAGTTAGCTAAAATTCCGGGGAGGTTTATATGAGAAAAAGAAGAGTGGAACGAGCCGTGGTTTCAATAACAAGAGATCCTATGGAAGGACAGGCTGTTTGTCGTGCTATTGAAATGCTACCCCTAAAGGAAATATTTAAAACCGGCGATACGGTAGTCATTACTCCCAATTGGGTAAACACACGAGCTCCCCAAACAGGGACTGTGGTGGGTCCAGAAACCTTACGGGAGCTAATAAAATTTATTAAGGGGCAAAATCCTGGTAGGCTTGTGGTGGCCTGTGGTTCGGGCGGGGCTCCCACTCCCCAGGTGCTTGAACAAACGGGTTATAAAGAAGTATTGCAACAAGAACAGGCGGAGTTTGTGGATACTAACTATGGACCCTATGTAGAATTGGAACTGAATCATCCCTATCCACCCTCTACACCGATTAATAAACTAATAATGGAAGCCGATGTGCTAATATCTTTTACACAGATAAAACAACACGAAGAGGCCACTGTATCACTGGGCATCAAAAATATAGCCCTATCTTGGCCCCCGGCAGAGATTCATGGCTGGCCAAAGACGCAAAGGGGTATACACGAACGTTTACATGGCTTTATTGCTGCCATGGCAGAGAAAATTCCCATAGACCTTACAATCCTTAGTGGTAATAAAGGAATGATCGGTACAGGTCCCTCTAAGGGTAAGCCTGTTGATTCAGATATTGTCATTGCCGGTACAGATCCTGTGGCCACCGATGTGGTTGGAGCTAGATTACTGGGGTTTATGCCCCAGGCTGTACAGTATCTGTATGACTTGGCTCTCAGAGGAGTGGGAGAAGGTGATTTAAAGAAAGTTCAGTTAAAGGGCGTTCCCTTATATGAAGCAGAAGAAGCATTTAGTTCTGCAGCCTATGGTCATCCGGTGGTGGTGGACCAGGGAAGACTAAAACCCTTTCAATTAAAATAAATTTGCTAAATATGGTGATTTACTGTACCTAACAATCCCTCTATGTTAACATGGGGATGATTGGAGGGATTAGACATGATTTTGGTAAGTGCTTGTCTGGCGGGGGTACAATGTAGATATAATGGAAAAGATAACTTTGTGGCATCTATTGCCGAATTAGTTAAGCAAGGCAAGGCTATTCCGGTTTGTCCGGAAGAATTAGGTGGTTTGCCCACACCCAGGGAACCAGTGGATATTGAAAAAGGAAATGGCTTTGATATTCTTAAGGGGAAAGGTCGTTTACTGACAGAAAGCGGCACAGAGGTAACGGAACAGTTTCTGCAGGGTGCAGAAAAAGTATTACAAATAGCCCGTGAGCAAGGTGTAAAAATGGCAGTTTTAAAGGAACGGAGTCCATCCTGCGGCAGCAACAGAATTTATAACCGAATATCCAATTGTATGGGTGATGTTAAAAGGGAACTGGTGCAAGGGATGGGAGTAACTGCAGCTATTTTAAAAAATGATAAAATTACGGTACTATCCGAGGAACAATTAGACCAGAATACCCTTAACCGAATTTTACAAGATCAGTAAAAAGGATTTTCAATGATACCTCTCTTCATTAGGGGAATAATAGCATTAAGCTTATCCCGAAGGAGATGAGAGAATGTCAAAATTTCAAGACAAGGAATTGCAGAAAGACATACAGGCAATCATAGACAGAACAAATGGACTCAAGGATTATGGTATTAAGGTACAGGTCCAAAAGGGCGAAGTTCACCTCATGGGCTTAGTGGATACCTTACATGAAAGAAGACAATTGCATGAATTGGTTTCTCGGGTTTCAGGTATAAAGAGTATTGAAAATGGCGTTACCATTAGTACCGATGGCCAAATCAATGATGGTGAAGTCACTGCAGAAGTTTACGAAGAACTTGAGAACAATGGTGTAAATCTAAAGCATATCGGTGCAGAAAGTATCGGTGGGACCGTCTACCTCCGGGGCCGCTCCAATAATCAGGAAGAAATTAACAATGCAATTGAAGCAGCCACCAGGGCAAGAGGTGTTCGAGATGTGATTAGTCAAGTTGACAGGGAAGAGATCTTTAGGGATAAGGATGTGGAGGAAATGTCCTTAAAAGAAATATTCCATAGTCAGGTTAATAATGACCGTGAAGAGGAAAATTATAAAGACGGTTTATCCTAGAAATTATCTGAAGGAATCCCAATGGGGTTCCTTCTTTTATGTAGTAACAAAAGTCCCCACCCGGTGGGGTGGGGGCGTATTTAGTCACGGTTAATATTATGTTTCATATCTCTTACACCTGTTTTGTAGCCCATCCCCATCTTAACACTCTTTTGGGTACCATGTTGGTGGACACTATTTAACTGGGCTTTTTGAGATTTTATTTCCCGTGGTTGTGTATGACCAACCGGCCGGTGCAGATAATACTCGATTTCAGGAAGTTCATGTTTTACACCTTTTTTATACTCATCAATTATTGACAACTTATATCACCTCCCTATTTAAATTTATTTTGCCCAATTATTAAGGACTAATGATGTTATTTTCTGTTGGCTGAAAAAAAGGGAAGTGCTAAGATAAGTTAATACGCTAAATTCAAAGGTGAAATTTTATGATTAATAAATTTAGAAATCAATTGATGGTTTTAATAGGCGTTTTATTATTACTTCCAGTGCTCATCATTGGTGCTATGCTATATATGGTAAATCATACGAAACCCATGGTTTTAGATGAGCAGAGACAGTTATTGTCCCTGGCAGTGGAAGAACTTAGTCAAACCATTCCCTCGAATGTTTCCGAACTTATGAGAAAACAATCCGTCATAAAGAAAAACCGGACAGAGCAAATTAAAGGACTGAACAGGGAACTGGCCGGCGCAGTAATGAAAGTGTTTCAAAAATATCAAGGAATTGAGTTAGGATATTATTCCCCAGAAATGAAAGCTATACTGGTGCAAATGGGTCAGGATAGCCACCTTCCCTATATGGATTTTAAGGATCTTTTTCTGGATGTATCTGAAGATACCCTGTGGTCTGAACAAGCTCAATGGAAGGATGCCTTTGATAAAGTACTATGGGCCAAAAAACCTCTGGAGATTGTTTTAGGCCCCCCTGGTAATCAAAAACTGGTTATCTTTTCACCAATTATAGTGGGAGATCATGTTGAGGCAGTTATTTGGGCCGGGGAAAGACTAGGTGGTATTAATAAAGAAATTTTGCAGGCAGAGAGTTTTGCCTACACAGTCATTTTCTTTGGCTTTATGTTAGGACTTTGCAGTACATTCTTCCTTCTGAAAAATTATCTTGATACCGTAGCAAATATAAAAACAGGTGTACAAAGATTAGAAAATGATCTTACTTATGTAATACCCCCCACCATGGGTGAACTGGGCGAAATATCCATAGCCATTAATAATTTGGCAGCAAGATTAGTTAATGCTCAAAATTATAATGAAATTATTATGGCCAGTATTGATGCGGGTATTGTGGCTGTGGACATGGAGGGTAAAATTGTCAGTGTAAATTCAACAGCCAGAAAGATATTTCGGCTGGAAGAAGAT
This genomic interval from Desulforamulus reducens MI-1 contains the following:
- a CDS encoding DUF362 domain-containing protein — translated: MRKRRVERAVVSITRDPMEGQAVCRAIEMLPLKEIFKTGDTVVITPNWVNTRAPQTGTVVGPETLRELIKFIKGQNPGRLVVACGSGGAPTPQVLEQTGYKEVLQQEQAEFVDTNYGPYVELELNHPYPPSTPINKLIMEADVLISFTQIKQHEEATVSLGIKNIALSWPPAEIHGWPKTQRGIHERLHGFIAAMAEKIPIDLTILSGNKGMIGTGPSKGKPVDSDIVIAGTDPVATDVVGARLLGFMPQAVQYLYDLALRGVGEGDLKKVQLKGVPLYEAEEAFSSAAYGHPVVVDQGRLKPFQLK
- the atoS gene encoding two-component system sensor histidine kinase AtoS, encoding MINKFRNQLMVLIGVLLLLPVLIIGAMLYMVNHTKPMVLDEQRQLLSLAVEELSQTIPSNVSELMRKQSVIKKNRTEQIKGLNRELAGAVMKVFQKYQGIELGYYSPEMKAILVQMGQDSHLPYMDFKDLFLDVSEDTLWSEQAQWKDAFDKVLWAKKPLEIVLGPPGNQKLVIFSPIIVGDHVEAVIWAGERLGGINKEILQAESFAYTVIFFGFMLGLCSTFFLLKNYLDTVANIKTGVQRLENDLTYVIPPTMGELGEISIAINNLAARLVNAQNYNEIIMASIDAGIVAVDMEGKIVSVNSTARKIFRLEEDVLGKHFHKVFSNNQDLINLLTNCLKGQETKEYITKHSSPQELQLMANTSILFDPHKKVVGAILSCRDVTARMRLEEQMRRQERLAALGKLVTGVAHEIKNPLTSISGYIQFWLKSKSPTTKSLNTIYREVRRLDSIVNKLLFFSRPTHAVMSKVSLNEFVDRVLNFFKETHADNICFTICCEENLPKVYIDPDQVEQVLMNIIYNGVQAMPEGGEISVETGSSKSDTMIYVEIRDTGFGIENELLEKIFDPFFTTRAKGTGLGLTIADEIIRSHGGRIEIKSQVGVGTIVRVLFPIDS
- a CDS encoding BON domain-containing protein — translated: MSKFQDKELQKDIQAIIDRTNGLKDYGIKVQVQKGEVHLMGLVDTLHERRQLHELVSRVSGIKSIENGVTISTDGQINDGEVTAEVYEELENNGVNLKHIGAESIGGTVYLRGRSNNQEEINNAIEAATRARGVRDVISQVDREEIFRDKDVEEMSLKEIFHSQVNNDREEENYKDGLS
- a CDS encoding DUF523 domain-containing protein, whose protein sequence is MILVSACLAGVQCRYNGKDNFVASIAELVKQGKAIPVCPEELGGLPTPREPVDIEKGNGFDILKGKGRLLTESGTEVTEQFLQGAEKVLQIAREQGVKMAVLKERSPSCGSNRIYNRISNCMGDVKRELVQGMGVTAAILKNDKITVLSEEQLDQNTLNRILQDQ